GATCAGGGGTGGTGGCTCGGCCGCGCTGCTGCTACCGCGGTGGCGGGTGGCCGGCGAAGTGGGTGGCGGAAGGGTGTCCGCGGGCGGACTGCAGGATTTTGGCGGCGCCGCGAAGGGCGGCGGTGTGCGGGGCGGGCAGCAGCCGCACGGGCACGTGTAGGTCTTGCGCGAGCTGGCCGGCGAAGTGGGGGCGCAGGGCACCGCCGCCGGCCAGGAGGACTCCGCTTTGGACGGCGTCGAGGGTCTGTGTGGTGTGGTCCTTTCGGAGCATATCGGTCACCGTGCCGGTCACCGCGTCGGCGATGGTGCGATGGGTGGTCGCGTGGTCCAGGTCGTCGGTGCCCAGGGCGGTGCGGTGCGCATCGACGACCGCCCCGTCGCTGAGCAGAAACACATCGGTGAGGTGGGCGCCGATGTCCACGATGAGCAGGGGGCGGCTCATGTCCGCCCCCGCGCCCAGCGCCACTGCTGTGGCGGTGGGGATGGTCAACACGGTCCGGGGGCGTAGCACTTCCAATGCGGTGCGCGCTGCCTCGCGGTAGGCGATGCCGCCCAGCACGGGCGTGGTTAGGGCGATAAGAG
This portion of the Streptomyces agglomeratus genome encodes:
- a CDS encoding rod shape-determining protein — encoded protein: MSVYFAPSDDPTTWPVCRRCPGIALDMGSSRTRAWAPGRGIILDVPTITFEGAAGSHPIQRGTIVDPQGTARMLQRLLGPRIPRHARPLIALTTPVLGGIAYREAARTALEVLRPRTVLTIPTATAVALGAGADMSRPLLIVDIGAHLTDVFLLSDGAVVDAHRTALGTDDLDHATTHRTIADAVTGTVTDMLRKDHTTQTLDAVQSGVLLAGGGALRPHFAGQLAQDLHVPVRLLPAPHTAALRGAAKILQSARGHPSATHFAGHPPPR